One Bacteroidales bacterium DNA window includes the following coding sequences:
- a CDS encoding LysE family transporter produces the protein MGPIGVLCIQRTLNKGRITGLFTGIGASLSDLIYAVLTGFGISIILDFIENYELIIQILGSLVLAGFGIYIYRQNPAKNLNIKKPKTANHIQDLVSAFFLTLSNPLILFLFIGLFARFNFFSAESQFHDYLIGYASIIGGAMLWWFTITYFIDKVRSKFNLRSLWIINRCIGSIILIMATYGFVSGVYNYFN, from the coding sequence ATGGGTCCGATTGGCGTACTCTGTATTCAGAGAACTTTAAACAAAGGAAGAATAACTGGTTTGTTTACAGGTATTGGTGCTTCTCTTTCAGATTTGATATATGCTGTTCTTACCGGTTTTGGTATCTCTATAATCTTAGATTTTATTGAAAACTACGAACTCATTATTCAGATACTTGGAAGTCTTGTTCTTGCTGGTTTTGGTATATATATTTACCGACAAAATCCAGCTAAGAATCTAAATATCAAAAAACCTAAAACAGCAAACCATATTCAGGATCTAGTTTCGGCTTTCTTTTTGACGCTATCAAATCCTTTGATTCTATTTTTATTCATTGGATTGTTTGCTCGATTCAACTTCTTTTCTGCCGAATCGCAATTTCATGACTACCTGATTGGATATGCGTCAATTATTGGAGGAGCAATGCTATGGTGGTTTACCATTACATATTTTATTGATAAGGTGAGGTCAAAATTTAATTTACGCTCGCTTTGGATTATCAACAGATGTATAGGTTCTATTATTTTAATAATGGCCACATATGGTTTTGTTTCGGGTGTATATAATTATTTCAACTAA
- a CDS encoding PD-(D/E)XK nuclease family protein, whose amino-acid sequence MSSFLYSVAKAFYHGNAENLRNHTFVFPSRRAELFFLKHISKLSGKYIFSPSTITIDDFVSQLSGYAPADRIEMLFLLYNHYIKATSREESFDDFYYWADILLTDFDDVDNFLVDASKIFSNIYDLKEIDAQFKDMLSEEQIQFLQRFIKNFNLGKKEDSAKKEFMSLWQVLYTLYQGLRSDLDSRGCAYTGMMLRSIVEKISTNEITKKDIELRYKKIVFIGFNLLSVAEETMFAQLRDMGVADFYWDYNMPIKDDKFSIMSDSMSKNIEKFPSAYNLYEVENQKFPDIELVAIPSNVGQTKYAGEVISQIISNASGTEEDRKEQEANTVVVLPDEKLLLPMLHTIPSAVDSVNITMGYPLKETPLFSLFKSIFNIHTKAKVDESGQVRYYHQNVLSLLRQPNIKELHGDTVSDFIDKITKGNIVYITSSVIPEELKYLFPNLSTNDEKFEYLKLIIDKLCENLNKKDSITCEFLYYYKMIINRLQTLVKDFPLQDNTLFKLIEKMSSSIKVPFNGEPLSGLQIMGILETRALDFDNVIILSMNEGCFPADSRGDTFIPYNVRRGFGMSSYEQRDGIAEYYFYRLLSRAKRVFLTYDSRAEGAKVGDLSRFVYQLKYQYNNKINSFIEKNINYSIKLSSSKQVVVEKKGEVLEKLNAYKKGGAKALSASTLNSYIDCPLKFYFSSVENIKESDKVLEDLDSSVFGTIYHDVIEKIYQPYIGKTITKEILEELQSQTDKIESITLDSFAKNYFKSSTKKNLTGRLFLRGEIIKKMVDRTLEIDKGRVPFVMLQTELNLKTLITLPTKEEVQLVGKIDRLDLTSNINIIDYKSGDVVSDFFDIDDIFIPAAKRKYQVFQLLFYVYLLQISIEEEIAQSGTNTKLKDLMKLANINTLSHGMMFSPGLYAFNKYFSETFKWEIRKKISPRVTEEFIVEPNNSIFNEYVERLEKTISEIFNEEIPFTQTEVEANCKYCPYTNICKK is encoded by the coding sequence ATGAGCTCGTTTTTATATAGTGTAGCAAAAGCTTTTTATCATGGCAATGCCGAGAATTTAAGAAACCATACATTTGTATTTCCCAGTAGAAGAGCGGAACTGTTTTTCTTAAAACATATATCAAAATTATCAGGGAAGTATATATTCTCCCCGTCAACAATAACTATTGATGATTTTGTTTCTCAACTATCGGGTTATGCACCAGCCGACCGAATAGAGATGCTGTTTTTGTTATATAATCATTATATAAAGGCAACCTCAAGAGAAGAGTCTTTTGATGATTTTTACTATTGGGCAGATATCTTGCTAACCGATTTTGATGATGTTGATAACTTCTTAGTTGATGCTTCAAAGATTTTCTCAAACATATATGACCTAAAAGAGATTGATGCTCAATTTAAAGATATGCTCTCTGAAGAGCAGATACAGTTTCTGCAACGATTTATAAAAAACTTTAACTTAGGCAAAAAGGAGGATTCCGCCAAAAAAGAGTTTATGTCGTTGTGGCAAGTGCTATACACTTTATATCAAGGGCTACGTTCCGACTTGGATTCACGAGGATGTGCATATACCGGAATGATGTTACGTTCTATTGTTGAGAAGATATCAACTAATGAGATAACAAAAAAGGATATAGAGTTACGTTACAAAAAAATAGTATTTATAGGGTTTAACCTGCTTTCAGTAGCAGAGGAGACAATGTTTGCCCAATTAAGAGATATGGGAGTAGCCGATTTCTATTGGGATTATAATATGCCAATAAAAGATGATAAATTCTCAATAATGTCCGACTCTATGAGTAAGAATATTGAGAAATTTCCATCAGCATACAATCTGTATGAGGTTGAAAACCAAAAATTCCCGGATATAGAGTTGGTGGCAATACCCTCAAATGTGGGGCAAACAAAATATGCGGGAGAGGTAATAAGTCAGATTATATCAAATGCCTCAGGAACAGAAGAAGATCGAAAAGAACAAGAGGCAAATACCGTAGTAGTTCTCCCCGATGAGAAACTACTATTGCCAATGTTGCATACTATCCCCTCTGCGGTAGATAGTGTTAACATAACTATGGGGTATCCATTGAAAGAAACACCTCTGTTTTCGCTCTTTAAATCCATATTTAACATCCATACAAAAGCAAAAGTTGATGAAAGCGGTCAAGTAAGATATTACCATCAAAATGTATTATCGTTATTACGACAACCAAACATAAAGGAGCTACACGGAGATACTGTATCAGACTTTATTGACAAAATAACAAAAGGTAATATTGTTTATATAACCTCTTCTGTAATCCCCGAAGAGTTAAAATATCTCTTTCCGAATTTATCAACTAACGATGAGAAGTTTGAATATTTAAAATTGATAATTGACAAACTTTGCGAAAATTTAAATAAGAAAGACTCAATAACGTGCGAGTTCCTTTACTATTACAAGATGATAATAAATCGTCTGCAAACATTAGTAAAAGATTTTCCGTTGCAAGATAATACTCTATTCAAGTTGATTGAAAAGATGAGTTCATCAATAAAAGTTCCTTTCAACGGCGAACCACTATCGGGATTACAAATAATGGGAATTCTTGAGACTCGAGCATTAGACTTTGATAATGTAATAATATTATCGATGAACGAAGGATGCTTTCCTGCCGATTCTCGTGGCGATACATTTATACCATACAATGTACGCAGAGGATTTGGAATGTCGTCGTATGAGCAACGCGATGGAATAGCAGAGTACTATTTCTATCGCCTTCTATCACGTGCAAAACGAGTTTTTTTAACATACGATTCACGAGCCGAAGGAGCAAAAGTAGGAGATTTAAGTAGGTTTGTATATCAATTAAAATACCAATATAACAATAAAATAAACTCTTTTATAGAGAAGAATATAAACTACTCAATCAAGTTATCAAGTAGTAAGCAAGTAGTAGTTGAGAAAAAAGGGGAAGTGTTAGAAAAACTAAATGCATATAAAAAAGGAGGAGCAAAAGCGCTTTCAGCATCAACGTTAAATAGTTATATAGACTGTCCTCTAAAATTCTATTTCTCAAGCGTTGAGAATATAAAAGAATCTGATAAAGTTTTAGAGGATCTTGATTCTTCGGTATTTGGAACAATCTATCACGATGTGATAGAAAAAATATATCAACCCTATATAGGTAAAACTATAACAAAAGAGATTTTAGAAGAGCTTCAATCTCAAACAGATAAAATAGAGAGTATTACATTAGACTCTTTTGCAAAAAACTATTTTAAATCTTCAACAAAAAAGAATTTAACAGGAAGACTGTTTTTGCGTGGTGAGATAATAAAGAAGATGGTCGATAGAACATTAGAGATAGATAAGGGCAGAGTACCGTTTGTAATGTTGCAAACAGAGTTGAATTTGAAAACCTTAATAACGTTGCCAACTAAAGAAGAGGTGCAACTAGTGGGAAAGATTGACCGATTAGATTTAACATCCAACATAAACATAATTGATTATAAAAGTGGTGATGTGGTGTCAGATTTTTTTGATATTGATGATATATTTATACCGGCTGCTAAACGTAAATATCAGGTATTTCAACTTCTCTTTTATGTATATCTTTTGCAGATATCTATCGAAGAAGAGATTGCCCAAAGTGGAACAAATACCAAACTGAAAGATTTAATGAAACTTGCAAACATTAATACTCTTTCGCACGGAATGATGTTCTCTCCGGGATTGTATGCGTTCAATAAATATTTTTCAGAAACATTCAAGTGGGAAATCAGAAAAAAAATAAGTCCAAGAGTAACTGAAGAATTTATTGTTGAACCCAATAATTCAATCTTCAATGAGTACGTGGAGCGATTAGAGAAGACTATATCGGAAATATTTAATGAGGAGATACCTTTTACTCAAACAGAAGTAGAAGCAAATTGTAAATATTGTCCATATACCAATATATGTAAAAAGTAA
- a CDS encoding ABC-F family ATP-binding cassette domain-containing protein, with translation MISINGLSVEFGATPLFDNISYIINKRDRIALVGRNGAGKSTMLKIIAGVQIPTNGNVSVPKGITIGYLPQHMPVSDTQTLLKETETAFAEIFELQKHIEELNTALAERTDYESKEYNDIINELTIANEHMAIMGAMNYQAEIEKTLLGLGFVREDFDRPTSEFSGGWRMRIELAKILLRRPDLLLLDEPTNHLDIESIQWLENFLSTSGSTVMLVSHDRAFIDNVTNRTIEISLGKIYDYKVNYSKYVELRAERLEQQMRAYENQQKQIQDTEEFIERFRYKATKSVQVQSRIKQLAKIERIEVDEVDTSRLNLKFPPAPRSGDYPLILDGVGKYYGERHIFSNATFTLKRGDKIAFVGKNGEGKTTLVKCINGEIQFNGNLKIGHNVKIGYYAQNQAQLLDGELTVFDTIDRVAVGDIRTKIRDILGAFMFGGEASDKKVKVLSGGERARLAMIKLLLEPVNLLILDEPTNHLDMSTKDVLKKAIEAFDGTVIIVSHDREFLDGLVSKVYEFGGGKVTEHLGGIYDFLQKRKIESLVELEKKRVEKVEEKPKEISENKLSYMERKEIQRKIRQFQNCVNDAEKRISKIEEQIAEVEKLLATPEGFSNIDLCQKHGELNRELGIIMEYWEEQCENLERAKAELGD, from the coding sequence ATGATTTCTATTAACGGACTATCTGTTGAATTTGGAGCAACTCCTCTTTTCGACAATATATCATATATTATTAATAAACGCGACAGAATTGCTTTAGTGGGACGCAATGGTGCAGGAAAATCTACTATGCTAAAGATAATAGCCGGTGTTCAAATCCCCACTAATGGCAATGTATCTGTTCCTAAGGGCATCACTATCGGCTATCTGCCTCAACATATGCCGGTTTCAGATACTCAAACTCTGCTGAAAGAGACTGAGACTGCTTTTGCTGAGATTTTTGAGTTACAAAAGCATATTGAAGAACTTAACACAGCTCTTGCCGAACGTACCGATTATGAGAGCAAAGAGTATAACGATATTATTAATGAACTCACAATTGCCAACGAACATATGGCAATTATGGGTGCAATGAACTACCAAGCCGAAATTGAAAAGACTCTTTTAGGTTTAGGTTTTGTTAGAGAAGATTTTGACCGACCAACATCGGAGTTTAGTGGTGGTTGGCGTATGCGTATTGAACTTGCAAAGATTCTTTTGCGACGCCCCGATTTACTACTACTTGATGAGCCTACCAACCACTTGGATATTGAGTCTATTCAATGGTTAGAGAACTTTTTGTCAACAAGCGGAAGCACTGTTATGTTAGTTTCGCACGATAGGGCTTTTATTGATAATGTTACAAACAGAACTATTGAGATTTCTCTTGGAAAGATATACGACTACAAAGTAAACTACTCAAAATATGTTGAACTTCGTGCCGAGAGGTTGGAACAACAGATGAGGGCTTACGAAAATCAACAAAAGCAAATTCAAGATACGGAGGAGTTTATTGAGAGATTTAGATATAAAGCAACTAAATCGGTACAGGTACAATCACGCATCAAACAACTTGCAAAGATTGAGCGTATTGAGGTTGATGAGGTTGATACATCAAGATTAAATCTTAAGTTCCCTCCTGCTCCTCGCTCTGGAGATTACCCTCTTATTCTTGATGGTGTAGGCAAATATTATGGCGAACGTCATATCTTCTCTAATGCTACTTTTACTCTTAAACGTGGCGACAAGATTGCTTTTGTTGGTAAAAACGGAGAGGGTAAAACAACTCTGGTAAAGTGTATTAACGGAGAGATTCAATTTAACGGTAATTTAAAGATAGGACACAACGTTAAGATTGGATACTACGCTCAAAATCAGGCTCAACTTCTTGATGGGGAGTTAACTGTTTTTGACACTATTGACCGCGTTGCGGTTGGCGATATACGCACTAAGATACGTGATATATTGGGTGCTTTTATGTTTGGTGGTGAGGCATCAGATAAAAAGGTAAAAGTTCTGTCGGGTGGAGAGAGAGCAAGGTTAGCAATGATAAAACTCCTTCTTGAACCTGTTAATTTGCTTATTCTGGATGAGCCTACAAATCACCTTGATATGAGTACTAAAGATGTTCTCAAAAAGGCTATTGAGGCGTTTGACGGAACTGTAATTATTGTTTCGCACGACAGAGAGTTTCTTGATGGACTTGTTTCAAAGGTGTATGAGTTTGGTGGCGGAAAAGTTACGGAGCATCTGGGAGGCATTTACGACTTTCTTCAAAAACGCAAAATTGAGAGTTTAGTGGAGTTGGAAAAGAAGAGAGTTGAGAAGGTTGAAGAGAAACCAAAAGAGATCTCGGAGAACAAACTCTCATATATGGAACGTAAAGAGATTCAACGTAAAATAAGGCAATTCCAAAACTGTGTGAATGATGCAGAGAAACGTATTTCTAAGATTGAAGAGCAGATTGCCGAAGTTGAAAAGTTACTGGCTACTCCCGAAGGTTTTTCAAACATTGACCTTTGTCAAAAGCATGGAGAGTTGAACAGAGAACTAGGTATTATTATGGAGTATTGGGAAGAGCAGTGCGAAAATCTTGAAAGAGCAAAAGCAGAATTAGGTGATTAA